Proteins encoded in a region of the Gemmatimonadaceae bacterium genome:
- a CDS encoding YihY/virulence factor BrkB family protein, translating into MSSAGVPADAGTPSPRASRASARSRKRPAIVSFAWTFRDYAKRVWDNASEDNVLFLAGGIAFNILLAAVPFFLLLIAGVTYLLPILYRGQVDSSGAVSFFIDRLLPAHEESPTSPIHKLVTDILRTRKSFTIYGAIGFIWFSTRLFGSLRTVLADVFDIEHERGIIQGKLFDIQLTIVATLLFVASTALNTYLSIVTRSGVQLLGRLGLRHDVMGGLEYWTGRALAFVFIAWMFFSLYKYLPVRRVRWRSAWTAALFTSALFESARWIFSAYVRTFNPGSLYTGTLTAIVVIVFWTYYAALIFILGGEVGQVYELRRMRRLQREVFS; encoded by the coding sequence GTGAGCAGCGCTGGCGTTCCCGCTGACGCGGGCACGCCCTCACCGCGCGCGTCACGGGCCAGCGCAAGATCGCGCAAGCGGCCCGCCATCGTCAGCTTCGCCTGGACGTTTCGTGACTACGCGAAACGGGTCTGGGACAACGCCTCGGAGGATAACGTGCTATTCCTCGCTGGCGGAATTGCATTCAACATTCTGCTCGCGGCCGTACCGTTTTTTCTACTCCTCATCGCGGGCGTGACGTACCTGCTGCCGATTCTGTATCGCGGCCAGGTCGATTCGTCGGGCGCGGTGTCGTTCTTCATCGATCGGCTCCTGCCGGCGCACGAAGAGTCCCCGACGTCGCCGATTCACAAACTCGTGACTGATATTCTGCGCACGCGGAAGTCGTTCACGATCTACGGCGCCATCGGCTTCATCTGGTTTTCCACGCGCCTCTTCGGCTCGTTGCGTACCGTGCTCGCCGACGTGTTCGATATCGAGCACGAACGCGGCATCATCCAGGGTAAACTGTTCGACATCCAGCTCACGATTGTGGCGACGCTGCTCTTCGTCGCGAGCACGGCCCTCAACACGTATCTCTCGATCGTGACACGCAGCGGCGTCCAGCTCCTCGGCCGCCTCGGCTTGCGTCACGATGTCATGGGCGGGCTGGAATACTGGACGGGACGCGCGCTCGCTTTCGTGTTCATCGCGTGGATGTTTTTCTCGCTCTACAAGTACCTACCCGTTCGCCGCGTGCGCTGGCGCAGCGCGTGGACGGCGGCACTGTTCACGAGCGCGCTCTTCGAGTCGGCACGGTGGATCTTCAGCGCATACGTCCGCACGTTCAATCCCGGTTCCCTCTACACAGGTACGCTGACCGCGATTGTCGTGATCGTTTTCTGGACCTACTACGCCGCTCTGATCTTCATCCTGGGTGGCGAGGTTGGTCAGGTGTACGAGCTTCGACGGATGCGACGTCTTCAGCGTGAAGTGTTCAGCTGA
- a CDS encoding YtxH domain-containing protein, with protein MSRSYDFDEDEPYVIIEKQSGTLSSFFVGLAIGAGLALLLAPQSGAQTRHGLQRRARRAQRAARHVANDVTDTVVDTFRDARRRVEERIDSAREAIEVKKEQVHRAMEAGRAAAHQAREELERRIAETKASYQAGADAAPPPRSMSARRSKATATAPRTDEETEDA; from the coding sequence ATGTCGCGGTCGTACGACTTCGATGAAGACGAACCATACGTCATCATCGAGAAGCAGTCGGGAACACTGAGCTCGTTCTTCGTCGGGCTAGCGATTGGCGCGGGGCTGGCGTTGCTCCTTGCTCCGCAGAGCGGCGCGCAAACGCGACATGGCCTGCAGCGTCGCGCACGACGCGCGCAGCGCGCGGCGCGACACGTGGCGAACGACGTCACCGACACGGTCGTCGACACGTTTCGGGATGCGCGCCGGCGCGTCGAGGAACGCATCGACTCTGCTCGTGAGGCAATCGAGGTGAAGAAGGAGCAGGTGCATCGCGCGATGGAGGCGGGACGCGCTGCCGCGCACCAGGCGCGTGAGGAGCTGGAGCGCCGGATTGCCGAGACGAAGGCGTCGTATCAGGCAGGCGCCGATGCTGCGCCACCGCCCCGTTCGATGTCGGCGCGCCGGTCGAAGGCGACGGCCACCGCGCCGCGGACGGACGAGGAGACAGAGGACGCGTGA
- a CDS encoding sigma-54 dependent transcriptional regulator, with amino-acid sequence MKHANAKILIADDEKAITTGLGAILGDEGYGIEIAEDGQKALDRLASEKFGVVLADLKMPKLDGIALLKAIRERKIPTEFIMITGQGSTELAIEAIKQGAVDYIEKPLNTERLNKLKAQIPKLLDQFALQEKNRELTAKLEGLTHYGELTGQSESMRSVYNVIDAVATSSASVLILGESGTGKELVARAIHQKSERSKGPFFALNCAALPKEILENELFGHEKGAFTGSTNEKPGAFEMASGGTLFLDEVAEMATDIQVKLLRALESRMVRRLGGKKEILVDIRVVAATNKDLQKALSEGELREDLYYRLAVVEIYLPPLRERADDIQLLAKEFLARESSQNGKNIVNFTDDAWEWIHSFAWPGNVRELKNAVQRGVIMSRGDKIALGDMMQRHLRSAPEPSALTIPVGQTTVADARRQLILKTFASADGDVARTAKLVGLSVDEVRREVLALLDMGGSDNGASSSDAEARIARKNDTIAAARGAAKGKPPKKK; translated from the coding sequence ATGAAGCACGCAAATGCAAAAATTCTCATCGCGGACGACGAGAAGGCCATTACGACCGGCCTCGGCGCGATACTTGGCGACGAAGGCTACGGCATCGAGATCGCCGAGGACGGGCAGAAGGCGCTCGACCGCCTGGCGAGCGAGAAGTTCGGTGTCGTGCTCGCCGATTTGAAGATGCCCAAGCTCGACGGCATTGCACTGCTCAAGGCCATTCGCGAACGAAAGATCCCCACCGAGTTCATCATGATTACGGGTCAGGGATCGACCGAGCTCGCGATCGAGGCGATCAAGCAGGGCGCAGTCGACTACATTGAGAAGCCGCTAAACACCGAGCGACTCAATAAGCTCAAAGCGCAGATTCCGAAGCTGCTCGATCAGTTCGCGTTGCAGGAGAAGAATCGCGAGTTGACCGCGAAGCTCGAGGGGCTCACGCATTATGGCGAGCTCACGGGTCAATCGGAATCGATGCGTAGCGTGTACAACGTGATCGACGCCGTCGCGACGTCGAGCGCCAGCGTGCTGATCCTCGGTGAGTCGGGAACGGGCAAAGAGCTGGTGGCTCGCGCCATCCACCAGAAGAGCGAACGCTCCAAGGGGCCGTTTTTCGCGCTCAACTGCGCGGCGCTCCCGAAAGAGATTCTCGAGAACGAGTTGTTCGGCCACGAGAAAGGCGCGTTCACGGGTTCGACGAACGAGAAGCCTGGGGCGTTCGAGATGGCGAGCGGTGGCACGCTCTTCCTCGACGAAGTCGCCGAAATGGCGACGGACATTCAGGTGAAGCTGCTGCGCGCTCTCGAGTCGCGAATGGTCCGACGACTCGGCGGGAAGAAAGAAATTCTGGTCGACATTCGCGTTGTGGCGGCCACGAACAAGGATCTGCAAAAGGCACTCAGCGAGGGCGAGCTGCGCGAGGATCTGTACTATCGACTCGCCGTCGTTGAGATCTATCTGCCGCCGTTGCGCGAGCGCGCCGACGACATTCAACTGCTGGCCAAGGAATTCCTTGCGCGCGAGTCGTCGCAGAACGGCAAGAACATCGTGAACTTCACCGATGACGCATGGGAGTGGATTCACTCATTCGCGTGGCCAGGCAACGTGCGTGAATTGAAGAACGCCGTGCAGCGCGGCGTCATCATGTCGCGCGGCGACAAGATTGCACTTGGCGACATGATGCAGCGTCATCTGCGCTCGGCGCCGGAGCCCTCGGCGCTGACGATTCCGGTTGGGCAGACAACGGTCGCCGATGCCCGGCGTCAGCTCATTCTCAAGACATTCGCGTCGGCGGATGGAGATGTCGCGCGCACGGCAAAACTTGTCGGCCTTTCGGTCGATGAGGTGCGCCGCGAGGTCCTCGCGCTGCTCGACATGGGTGGGTCCGACAATGGAGCGTCATCTTCCGATGCCGAGGCACGAATCGCGCGGAAGAATGACACTATCGCCGCAGCTCGCGGCGCAGCGAAAGGCAAACCGCCGAAGAAGAAGTAA
- a CDS encoding class II fructose-bisphosphate aldolase, which produces MSSAFSVFGSSISVHDGGVEVARDSALAGPGMDKLARLAVFGDTEERDSARWLIWELGQAVGVRPASIQELYMARGRGDVHGFTVPAINVRGMAYDTARSIFRTAIRLKAGAFLLEIARSEIAYTDQRPAEYVAVMLAAAMREGFRGPVFIQGDHFQVNAKKFAADARTEVDAVKALAREAIHAGFYNIDIDTSTLVDISKPDLDQQQKLNYEVGIDILETVREVEPEDVTISVGGEIGEVGSHNSTVEELRAYMDGLLRNLPRGKAGVSKISVQSGTSHGGVVLADGSIADVKLDLDTLERLSRVARDEYGLAGAVQHGASTLPDSAFHNFPKRETAEIHLATNFQNMLFDHLPAALRDEIYNWLRVNAKDERKPSDSDEQFFYKTRKKALGPFKKKFWDLPDDAKARLASAYDEKFGFLFEQLAVTGTAAAVARYVNAPVQHRPAPSEATVGVAAAPDDADAGE; this is translated from the coding sequence TTGTCATCCGCTTTTTCTGTCTTCGGTTCATCTATTTCGGTTCACGACGGGGGTGTCGAGGTCGCGCGCGACTCGGCACTCGCCGGCCCAGGCATGGACAAGCTTGCTCGCCTCGCCGTGTTCGGCGACACCGAGGAACGCGACTCGGCGCGCTGGTTGATCTGGGAGCTTGGGCAAGCAGTCGGCGTTCGCCCCGCTTCCATCCAGGAGCTCTACATGGCTCGTGGAAGAGGCGACGTTCACGGGTTCACCGTTCCCGCGATCAACGTTCGCGGAATGGCCTACGACACCGCGCGCTCGATCTTCCGGACGGCGATTCGTCTCAAAGCGGGAGCATTTCTGCTGGAGATCGCGCGGTCGGAGATCGCCTACACGGATCAGCGACCCGCCGAGTACGTGGCCGTGATGCTGGCCGCGGCAATGCGCGAGGGTTTCCGCGGGCCGGTGTTCATTCAGGGTGATCACTTCCAGGTGAACGCGAAGAAGTTCGCCGCCGATGCGCGCACCGAGGTCGACGCGGTGAAGGCGCTGGCTCGCGAGGCGATTCATGCCGGCTTCTACAACATCGATATCGACACGTCGACGCTCGTCGATATCTCGAAGCCCGATCTGGACCAGCAACAAAAGCTCAATTACGAAGTTGGAATCGATATTCTCGAGACGGTTCGAGAGGTCGAGCCGGAGGACGTGACGATTTCCGTCGGTGGCGAGATCGGCGAGGTTGGCTCGCACAACAGCACGGTCGAGGAGCTGCGGGCGTACATGGACGGGCTGTTGCGAAATCTCCCTCGCGGGAAGGCGGGCGTCTCGAAGATCTCGGTCCAATCCGGAACGTCGCACGGTGGTGTCGTTCTCGCCGATGGCTCCATTGCCGATGTCAAGCTCGATCTCGACACGCTCGAGCGCTTGTCGAGGGTCGCGCGTGACGAGTATGGCCTGGCCGGTGCGGTGCAACACGGCGCGTCAACGCTGCCCGATTCGGCGTTTCATAATTTCCCGAAGCGTGAGACGGCGGAGATTCACCTCGCGACCAACTTCCAGAACATGCTCTTCGATCATCTGCCGGCCGCGTTGCGCGACGAGATCTACAACTGGCTGCGGGTGAACGCGAAAGACGAGCGGAAGCCGTCCGACTCGGATGAACAGTTTTTCTACAAGACGCGCAAGAAGGCGCTCGGCCCATTCAAAAAGAAATTCTGGGATTTGCCGGACGATGCAAAGGCACGTCTCGCGAGCGCCTATGACGAGAAGTTCGGATTTCTCTTCGAGCAGCTTGCTGTTACGGGAACGGCTGCCGCGGTTGCGCGGTACGTGAACGCTCCCGTGCAGCACCGACCCGCGCCCAGCGAAGCGACAGTGGGCGTTGCGGCGGCGCCTGACGACGCGGACGCTGGCGAATAA
- a CDS encoding glucose-6-phosphate isomerase: protein MTLRLDYTNFMADVVSGGISSADWRDASAAFARANEGFRRRRSADELGFLDLPGNAALHRQSTDFAERVRGQFDDVVVLGIGGSALGPIALRTALLKPQWNALTKDERGGWPRLHVLDNVDPRTIAALLDRLDLARALFIVISKSGGTAETMAQYLVVRGRLQSAVGKDTARHLVFVTDPQKGALRTIARQENIPALDIPPNVGGRYSVLTPVGVLPAALTGMDTAALLSGAVEIATRCETDALTKNPSGTFAMLQFLADTKLGRHIHVLMPYSDPLRDIADWFVQLWAESLGKHRTSGDAGVGPTPLAALGATDQHSKVQLFMEGPPDKTVSFIAVEEEPVKLEIPKLHSDVKELGYLGGHRLGELLDIERRATAGALARRGRPNLTIQVDRADAHNLGALFMFLEIATIYAGELYGINPLDQPGVELGKQFTYAMLGRADAEQARREWNMLPKPDERFAI from the coding sequence ATGACTCTGCGCTTGGACTACACCAACTTCATGGCCGACGTCGTCTCCGGCGGAATCTCCTCCGCCGACTGGCGTGACGCCTCTGCGGCTTTCGCCCGAGCAAACGAAGGCTTTCGTCGCCGGCGTTCGGCGGACGAGTTGGGCTTTCTGGACTTGCCGGGGAATGCTGCGCTCCATCGCCAATCGACCGATTTCGCGGAACGGGTTCGCGGTCAATTCGACGACGTCGTCGTCCTCGGCATCGGTGGCTCCGCGCTGGGACCAATCGCGCTGAGAACCGCGTTGCTCAAACCGCAGTGGAACGCGCTCACCAAAGATGAACGCGGTGGTTGGCCTCGCCTTCACGTGCTCGACAACGTGGACCCGCGAACGATTGCAGCGCTTCTCGATCGTCTCGATCTCGCGCGTGCGCTGTTCATCGTCATCTCCAAGTCAGGTGGCACGGCGGAGACGATGGCGCAGTATCTCGTCGTGCGCGGACGTCTCCAGAGCGCAGTCGGAAAAGACACGGCGCGCCATCTCGTCTTCGTCACGGATCCGCAGAAGGGTGCGTTGCGCACCATCGCGCGCCAGGAGAACATTCCCGCGCTCGACATCCCACCGAACGTTGGTGGTCGTTACAGTGTGCTCACACCGGTCGGCGTTTTGCCGGCGGCGCTCACCGGAATGGATACCGCCGCGCTCCTCTCTGGCGCTGTCGAGATCGCGACGCGGTGCGAGACGGACGCGCTCACAAAAAACCCGTCTGGAACTTTCGCGATGCTTCAGTTCCTCGCGGACACGAAGCTGGGGCGTCACATCCACGTGTTGATGCCGTACTCGGATCCGCTCCGCGATATCGCCGACTGGTTCGTCCAGCTCTGGGCGGAGAGCCTCGGCAAGCATCGGACGTCCGGAGATGCTGGCGTCGGCCCAACGCCTCTCGCTGCGCTCGGCGCGACCGATCAGCACAGCAAGGTGCAGCTTTTCATGGAGGGCCCGCCCGACAAGACCGTGAGCTTCATCGCCGTTGAGGAAGAACCTGTCAAGCTCGAGATACCGAAGCTGCACTCGGACGTGAAGGAGCTTGGATACCTTGGCGGACATCGTCTGGGCGAGCTGCTCGACATCGAGCGCCGGGCGACTGCAGGGGCGCTGGCTCGCCGCGGGCGGCCGAACCTCACGATACAGGTCGACAGGGCAGACGCGCACAATCTCGGTGCGCTGTTCATGTTCCTGGAAATCGCGACGATCTACGCCGGTGAGTTGTACGGCATCAATCCGCTCGACCAGCCAGGCGTCGAGCTGGGGAAGCAGTTTACGTACGCCATGCTCGGTCGAGCGGACGCCGAGCAAGCCCGACGGGAATGGAACATGCTCCCGAAGCCGGACGAGCGGTTCGCGATTTGA
- a CDS encoding MBL fold metallo-hydrolase: MRLLFLGTGTSFGVPMLGCGCAVCRSPDPRDKRTRVGALVETDVGTRILIDTPPELRLQLIAAGIDRVDAVLFTHDHADHTHGIDDLRAFTVRRDAPLPMYGSAETLDSLRRKFAYIFDDRRPVAGTSKPEGRAHAIEPNRPFMVGDVEVVPVPIPHGPVTVFAYRIGALAYITDAKSVPRDALERFRGVEVLVINALFRTEHPTHLSIPESLRVADEIGAERTYLIHLTHDNFHADLEAELPRGVAPAFDGLTVRIA, translated from the coding sequence ATGCGCTTACTCTTTCTCGGAACCGGCACCAGCTTCGGCGTCCCCATGCTCGGCTGCGGCTGCGCCGTCTGCCGCTCGCCGGACCCGCGCGACAAGCGCACACGCGTGGGCGCGCTCGTCGAAACGGATGTTGGTACGAGAATACTCATCGACACGCCGCCGGAGCTGCGGTTGCAGTTGATCGCCGCAGGAATTGATCGCGTCGATGCGGTGCTCTTCACGCACGATCACGCCGACCACACACACGGCATTGACGACCTCCGCGCTTTCACCGTTCGACGTGACGCGCCGCTCCCGATGTACGGCTCCGCGGAAACGCTCGACAGCCTTCGCCGCAAGTTCGCCTACATCTTCGATGACCGCCGGCCCGTCGCAGGGACGTCAAAGCCCGAGGGCCGCGCGCACGCCATCGAGCCCAACCGGCCTTTCATGGTCGGCGACGTCGAAGTCGTCCCCGTCCCGATTCCGCACGGCCCCGTCACTGTTTTTGCATATCGCATCGGCGCACTGGCGTACATCACCGATGCCAAGAGCGTCCCGCGTGACGCGCTCGAACGCTTTCGCGGCGTCGAAGTGCTCGTGATCAACGCCCTATTTCGCACCGAACACCCGACACACTTGAGCATTCCTGAATCGTTGCGCGTCGCTGACGAGATCGGTGCCGAGCGAACGTATCTCATTCACCTGACGCACGACAACTTTCACGCCGATCTCGAAGCCGAACTTCCCAGAGGAGTTGCCCCAGCATTCGACGGACTGACGGTACGAATCGCCTAG
- the pyk gene encoding pyruvate kinase: MPFCRTKIVCTLGPSSCSPEALRSLMDAGLSVARINFSHSTHEQHAATIKLVRDTAQALERPVAILGDLQGPRIRVGELAAPLSLDDGSDLVLAPEGAVRRGEVPVTYENLATDVHVGDRVLINDGLLELVVLDVAKPRVTARVLHGGVLSSHKGINLPGVSVSAPSITDKDREDVAFAAEQGIDYVALSFVRRAQDIAELRAMIPREILVVAKIEKDSALENIESIIRASDSVMVARGDLGVELPFEEVPLAQKRIISLCNRLGRPVITATQMLESMITHPRPTRAEASDVANAILDGTDAVMLSAETAAGQYPRLAVEAMNRIIAEVEKHETTFERDGQRSDETAMSTEFAIAAACNAASRMLRAPCLIVFTKSGFSSRVVASQRPSVPILVLTDQPRTYRQLALVWGVVPELVPHCDTYEQMVRLALEAVRKRALARTGDRVIVTAGVPFDVPGTTNMMKVETV, from the coding sequence TTGCCATTCTGCCGCACGAAAATCGTCTGCACGCTCGGGCCGTCGAGCTGTTCGCCCGAAGCGTTGCGTAGCTTGATGGATGCCGGGCTCAGTGTCGCCCGCATCAATTTTTCGCACAGCACGCACGAGCAGCACGCCGCGACCATCAAATTGGTCCGCGACACGGCGCAGGCTCTGGAGCGTCCGGTTGCTATTCTCGGCGACTTGCAGGGTCCGCGTATTCGCGTCGGAGAGCTCGCCGCTCCGCTTTCCCTCGACGATGGCTCGGACCTCGTGCTCGCGCCAGAGGGTGCCGTTAGGCGTGGCGAGGTTCCGGTGACGTACGAGAATCTCGCAACGGACGTCCACGTCGGCGATCGCGTCTTGATCAACGACGGCCTGCTGGAGCTCGTGGTACTCGACGTCGCCAAGCCGCGCGTTACCGCGCGCGTGCTCCACGGCGGCGTTCTCTCGAGTCACAAAGGGATCAATCTGCCTGGCGTGTCGGTCTCCGCGCCGTCCATCACCGACAAGGACCGCGAAGACGTCGCCTTCGCCGCCGAGCAGGGGATCGACTACGTCGCCTTGAGTTTCGTTCGCCGCGCCCAGGACATCGCCGAGCTGAGAGCGATGATTCCGCGTGAGATTCTCGTCGTCGCCAAGATCGAGAAAGACTCCGCGCTCGAGAATATCGAGAGCATCATTCGCGCATCGGACAGCGTCATGGTCGCGCGCGGCGACCTTGGCGTCGAGCTGCCCTTCGAGGAGGTGCCGCTCGCACAGAAGCGCATCATCTCATTGTGCAACCGGCTCGGGCGTCCGGTGATCACAGCGACGCAGATGCTCGAGTCGATGATCACGCATCCGCGCCCGACGCGCGCCGAAGCCAGCGACGTCGCGAACGCGATCCTCGACGGCACGGACGCCGTGATGCTCTCCGCCGAGACGGCCGCTGGCCAGTATCCTCGCCTCGCGGTCGAAGCCATGAATCGCATCATCGCCGAGGTCGAGAAGCACGAAACGACCTTCGAGCGCGATGGCCAGCGGAGCGACGAGACGGCGATGTCGACGGAGTTCGCGATCGCTGCAGCCTGCAACGCGGCGTCGCGCATGCTGCGCGCGCCGTGTCTCATCGTGTTCACCAAGAGCGGCTTCAGCTCGCGCGTGGTTGCGTCGCAGCGGCCTTCGGTGCCCATTCTCGTGCTCACTGATCAACCGCGCACCTATCGGCAGCTCGCGCTCGTATGGGGCGTCGTCCCGGAGCTCGTGCCGCACTGTGACACGTACGAACAGATGGTTCGCCTCGCCCTCGAGGCTGTCCGCAAACGAGCACTCGCGCGAACGGGTGATCGCGTAATCGTTACCGCCGGTGTGCCGTTCGATGTGCCGGGGACGACGAACATGATGAAAGTGGAAACCGTGTGA
- the tal gene encoding transaldolase — MSVSERLQRLHDAGVSIWLDFIERTILRNGELARRIRDDVVSGMTSNPTIFEKALAEGTAYDDQIRTAPGDFTAMELFELVSTTDVRDACDIFRPVYDKEKGADGYVSIEVSPTAAHELEATVSEATRLWSTVDRPNAFVKVPGTVEGADAVRRLIASGININITLLFSLDAYRRVIEAYLAGLEDRVKAGKDIHNIASVASFFVSRVDTEVDKRLDAVAKSATPDQRKKIDALRGKAAIANAKLAYKIFQKEFSSPRWKKLADKGAGVQRVLWASTSTKNPAYRDVMYVEQLIGPHTVNTMPPATVDAFRDHGEVKQTVDQDVPGAERVIADLAQLGISIDDVTEKLLVDGLASFQKSFDTLIAGLAKKTKALGRELVASR, encoded by the coding sequence ATGTCCGTCTCCGAACGCCTTCAACGCCTGCACGATGCCGGCGTTTCCATTTGGCTCGACTTCATCGAGCGAACGATCCTGCGCAACGGCGAGCTCGCCCGACGCATCCGCGATGATGTCGTTAGCGGGATGACGTCGAATCCGACCATCTTCGAGAAGGCGCTTGCGGAGGGGACGGCGTACGACGATCAGATCCGCACCGCGCCGGGCGACTTCACGGCGATGGAATTGTTCGAGCTCGTCTCGACGACCGACGTGCGCGACGCGTGCGACATCTTCCGGCCCGTCTACGACAAAGAGAAGGGAGCCGACGGCTACGTCTCGATCGAAGTCTCGCCAACCGCCGCGCACGAGTTGGAGGCGACCGTGAGCGAGGCGACACGTCTCTGGTCGACCGTTGACAGGCCTAACGCATTCGTCAAAGTCCCAGGCACGGTCGAGGGAGCGGACGCGGTGCGCCGGCTCATCGCGAGTGGGATCAACATCAACATCACCTTGCTCTTCTCGCTCGACGCGTATCGACGCGTCATCGAGGCGTACCTGGCTGGCCTCGAGGACCGCGTCAAGGCAGGGAAGGACATTCACAACATCGCGTCTGTCGCCAGTTTCTTCGTCAGCCGCGTCGATACCGAAGTCGACAAGCGGCTCGACGCGGTGGCCAAGAGTGCGACGCCCGACCAGCGCAAAAAGATCGACGCGCTGCGAGGCAAGGCAGCGATCGCGAATGCGAAGCTCGCCTACAAGATCTTCCAGAAGGAGTTCTCCTCGCCGCGCTGGAAGAAGCTCGCGGACAAGGGCGCGGGTGTTCAGCGCGTCTTGTGGGCGAGTACGAGCACCAAGAATCCGGCATACCGTGACGTGATGTATGTCGAGCAGCTCATCGGTCCGCACACGGTGAACACCATGCCTCCGGCAACCGTCGACGCCTTCCGTGATCACGGTGAAGTGAAACAGACGGTCGATCAGGATGTGCCGGGTGCCGAACGGGTCATTGCCGATCTCGCGCAACTCGGCATCTCCATCGATGACGTCACGGAGAAATTGCTCGTCGACGGCCTTGCCAGCTTTCAGAAATCGTTCGACACTCTCATCGCCGGACTCGCGAAAAAGACGAAGGCGCTTGGACGCGAACTCGTCGCTTCGAGGTAA
- a CDS encoding PQQ-dependent sugar dehydrogenase yields MRIRFPLLTLIAATLPVLAQGQAAHPVRGRARCAPDNGGITLPKGFCASVFADGVPGPRHILVTPNGDVFVGLKSGGVMSLRDRDGDGVADERHKFGNGDDTEVALFDGYLYTENGTDIRRSRLATGSLEPTGEAEEVVTGLPTQGHSAKTFTITRNGSLYVNIGSRTNACQSEDRKLEVPGVDPCTELETRAGIWRFDASKLHQTEAQGEHFARGIRNSVAITINPHDGDLWVMQHGRDQLGGGGADWPKLFNAEQGAEKPAEELFHVQRGDDFGWPYCYFDPELKKKVLAPEYGGDGSKVGRCETKKGDVAYFPAHWAPNGLLFYTGSMFPEHYREGAFIAFHGSWNRAPLPQAGFKIVFQPLKNGRADGAYEIFPDNFAPNLTVQRATAGSGDRRPTGLAQGPDGALYITDDNGGRIWKVVRQ; encoded by the coding sequence ATGCGGATTCGATTCCCCCTTCTTACGCTGATCGCGGCAACGCTCCCGGTTTTGGCGCAGGGCCAGGCCGCCCACCCGGTCCGCGGCAGGGCTCGCTGCGCGCCGGATAACGGCGGCATCACCCTGCCGAAAGGCTTCTGCGCGAGCGTCTTCGCCGATGGTGTTCCCGGACCTCGACACATCCTCGTGACGCCTAACGGCGACGTCTTTGTCGGCCTGAAGAGTGGGGGAGTGATGTCGTTGCGCGACCGCGACGGAGACGGTGTCGCCGACGAACGACACAAATTCGGCAACGGCGATGACACCGAGGTCGCCCTCTTCGACGGATATCTCTACACCGAGAACGGCACCGACATTCGACGCTCTCGTTTGGCCACGGGCTCGCTCGAGCCCACTGGTGAAGCAGAGGAGGTCGTCACCGGGCTGCCGACGCAAGGCCACAGCGCCAAGACCTTCACGATCACGCGCAACGGCTCGCTGTACGTCAACATCGGTTCGCGAACGAATGCCTGTCAGAGCGAAGATCGGAAGCTCGAGGTGCCGGGCGTCGATCCGTGCACCGAGCTCGAGACTCGCGCGGGAATCTGGCGTTTCGATGCGAGCAAGTTGCATCAGACCGAGGCGCAGGGCGAGCACTTCGCGCGTGGCATTCGCAATTCGGTCGCGATCACGATCAATCCGCACGACGGCGATCTCTGGGTCATGCAACACGGCCGCGATCAGCTCGGCGGCGGCGGCGCCGACTGGCCCAAGCTCTTCAATGCTGAGCAAGGGGCGGAGAAGCCGGCGGAAGAGTTGTTTCACGTTCAGCGCGGCGATGACTTCGGTTGGCCATATTGCTACTTCGATCCGGAACTGAAGAAAAAGGTGCTCGCGCCCGAGTACGGCGGCGACGGCAGCAAAGTGGGACGCTGCGAGACCAAGAAGGGAGACGTGGCCTACTTCCCGGCGCACTGGGCACCGAACGGGTTGCTGTTCTATACCGGGTCGATGTTCCCGGAGCATTACCGCGAAGGAGCGTTCATCGCCTTTCACGGCTCGTGGAATCGCGCTCCGCTGCCACAGGCCGGGTTCAAGATCGTCTTCCAGCCACTGAAAAACGGTCGCGCTGACGGTGCGTACGAGATCTTCCCGGACAACTTTGCACCGAACCTGACGGTCCAACGCGCCACGGCAGGCTCTGGCGATCGTCGTCCAACTGGTCTCGCTCAAGGCCCTGATGGCGCGCTCTACATCACGGACGACAACGGCGGGCGGATTTGGAAGGTGGTGAGGCAGTAG